The genomic region GGTCGGCATGGCCTTTAACTCGTGGTTGCATAGCAGGCACGCGACTGTCGTGCCAAGGTCCACATCCTCGAGCAACATGTACTTGTTGCAACTTGGGCACTTCGAAATGAACGGCATAGAGGGTGTCACCACGACAAACAATATATGACTGGCAATTTGACGGCGGCCTGGCGATTCTGCCTCAACGAATTTCGAGATTCTGGACGAATTCAGACTCTTGGCAAATCTCGTCCTCGGTCAACCCTGCCCGCAGCTGCATGTCGGTCTTAACAAAGCGGCCCGTCGTCATGTCGAGCACGGTCACGCCGATTCTTCCATTGGCCGCATATTCCAAGCGCACCTGCATGGGCGCCCCCGCCGGCAAGTGATTGGAGAAATTCTTGACCGCCCAACTGCCGACCTTTGTGTTGTCACGCAGCTCTCGTGAGTCGCCTTCGAAGACATGGATGTCTAGCTTCGACGCGGACCCTTCGGCAAGACGGTACATCTTGCTCTTGGCGGCGGGAAGTTGCGTATTCTTTTTAATTAATGACGAGAAACCCAATTCACCGCCGCGTAGGGCGGCCACGCCCAGGCCAAAGGCGCATACGTTGACGACGCCCACGCTTCTCAACTCGTCGCAGACTTCTTCCAGCAATCCGACCTGCAGCACGTCGCTGCGCGAGGCCATGATGCCGGCATGAATAGCGGCCCCGCGCGCCACGACCTGGTCCGGGTCGAGACTGTCGTCGGGCGTTTTTCCGCTCAGCCGGGCTAGCATCTGGCTCACCATCGGCATTTTCGTCGAACCACCGACAAGCAGGACACGATCAATGTCACTCCATCCGAAATCGGATTGACCGAGTGCCGTGCCGGTCTGCCGCAGCACCAGGCCGGTTTGTGTTTGGGTCTCAATGAGCAAGTCGCGGGTCATGTCGTTGAACGCGGATTGCGACAGCTCCGTGCTCATCTCGTGCCCCGCATAGGTGTATTCCAACTGCGCGGTCGGAAACTCGCTGAGCAGAACCTTGGCCTCTTCAGCCTTGGTCAGCAAGGCGTCGCGATTCTTGCGCGAGACCTTCGCATCCTGCGCTTGCAGTGGATTAACGCCGAACAGGCGCTCGAATCGTAGCGCTGCCTCGCTTACGATCCGGTCGTCCCAGTCCTTACCGCCCAGTTGCGCATGCCCGCCACTGGCCAACGTCTTGAACTCGTTCAGTGCCAGGCGGACAACGCTGACGTCGAAGGTCCCCCCGCCAAGATCGTAGACCA from Pirellulales bacterium harbors:
- a CDS encoding Hsp70 family protein translates to MPSDDTENLVGIDLGTTYSVIAHFDAHGHVKTIPNRTGEPRTPSVVYLKGDSARVGEAAKKMAGVESERVAMFVKRDMGQRYFSSEVDGRKMRPETLSAIVLRKLKLDAEKRVGPISNAVITVPAFFNDARRKATQDAGRIAGLRVLDIVNEPTAAALAYRLEGPDERVRAGRKIDMPSGQMTALVYDLGGGTFDVSVVRLALNEFKTLASGGHAQLGGKDWDDRIVSEAALRFERLFGVNPLQAQDAKVSRKNRDALLTKAEEAKVLLSEFPTAQLEYTYAGHEMSTELSQSAFNDMTRDLLIETQTQTGLVLRQTGTALGQSDFGWSDIDRVLLVGGSTKMPMVSQMLARLSGKTPDDSLDPDQVVARGAAIHAGIMASRSDVLQVGLLEEVCDELRSVGVVNVCAFGLGVAALRGGELGFSSLIKKNTQLPAAKSKMYRLAEGSASKLDIHVFEGDSRELRDNTKVGSWAVKNFSNHLPAGAPMQVRLEYAANGRIGVTVLDMTTGRFVKTDMQLRAGLTEDEICQESEFVQNLEIR